A stretch of DNA from Anaerobacillus isosaccharinicus:
GAGCGATGACGCCCAGATTCTAAGTGATAGTCGACTTTTTCTCTTTTGTTCGAACGTTCAACTGAAGTTCTTCGTTTATAAATCAGTTTCCACTTTTCAGAAGACCTCGGTGTTTTAGTGAACAGACGAAGATTATCTTGCTTAAACGTATGAAATGTCCGGCCATACTTCGCTTTAGAACACGGAGTGGAACATGTATTTTTTGTTCCGCAAGCTAGTGGACAACGCCACTTTTGGCGGTTTTGAGATTTGTCAAACCCATTGGGTTTCATTTCCATTCCAATTGGACAAATAGGAACGCCTAGGGGAGAAATCTGAATATCACTTTGCGTACTGAAGTTTTTCTTTGTTCGAACATTAAGATCAATAAATGGTTCCACATTATGATGGTCCAGTAATTCGTAAATCGGTTCTGCATCATGTGCGGCATCGAGAAGGATTTTATCAATTGTGCCCAAGGTGTACCGTTGCGAAAATTCAATTGAGCTAACCACTAGGCTGACTGAATCATGCCGGGAAGCAGGATGCAGCCGTGGATATAGCGGCAAGTCGTATTGGCTATCGCTAGTGGATATCATGTAGAGATGATATCCGTTGAAGTACCTCTCCCTTGAACTATCCCAACCTGAGTCGATGTCAGGTTGAGAATATCGACGAGGATGAGTACAATTCGTTAGTCCTTGGGCACTACAATCACAAATAGGTTTGCTCCTTGGGTATCTCGCTGTTTCCACGGGTGTCCCATCTCCAACAACACCAAGGGAATGGGGATCCCCAAGCAAACCCAATCTCGCTGAAACTTCAAGAAATTGAGATTGAAAAAACGCGTATAATTGATCTCCCGGCAATTGTTTTTGTTTTGAGCCATTGCGTAAATGACGATCCACTAATTTTCTAATAATACCAGGGTTTCTAGGAGTTGCTTTTTCACCCTTTTTCGGTTTTTTCTTCTTCTTCTTTTTTCGTTTGAGCTTAATAAAAGGTTTTACATTAGCCTTCTCAAAACCTGATAGCCGTCTGAAGAAGTCATAAAAAGTACCGACCCCTGGAACATCCCCAGGTTCAAAGCCGCTAAGGATCGTGTAAAGAGGAACACGATGGAGTTGGTTCACCCATTCTGTAATACTCAGGGTCGGACTTGTCAATAAACACAAAAGATAAGAGCGAAGCATGGAAGCAGGATCACGTGGCTCAGGACCTTTAACTGAATATGAATCATGAAGCCACGTAGTGGTAAACGAAAGATCCGTGATCCATAACTTCGAGATAATAGTCCAATCTTTTTGTACGAGAGTCAGTATACCGCCTGAGTAATGAGTATTTAATTGGTCTAAAACGAAGTTTTGATATGAGATATGTGGTATTAGCGCAGGTTTCATTTAAATCCCCCATTTCACCGTATTGTTAGGAAGTCAATTCCTCCTCGGCGATTATTGGGGTTCCACTAAAAAGTCAAGTGTTTTTTTAGTTTTTTTATGATATTTTTCAACAATTAATTTCCAATTGAAGAAGAAAACTAAAGTAAAAATCCCACCTAGAAATAGGAGGGATACAAATAAATTGGTTCAAGAAAACCTTGAGCCACAAGGCTCGGCAAATGCCGAGAGTCTATATAGTGTATAGGAGGGGTTTTATGTTTAAACAAAAAAAATTCGTAAGTTTATTAATACTTATTTTTGCGATTGGTCTAATTGCATATGTAGTAATAACAACTCAATCACCTAAAATAGGGGCAGAAAAAGGGATGCTTGCACCAGACTTCACACTTCCACTATGGGAAACAGGTGAAGAACAATCTTTATCATCATTTCAAGGCGAAGTTGTCGTGTTAAATTTATGGGCATCTTGGTGCCCACCATGTCGTAAAGAAATGCCAGATTTAATTCGTTTGTCTGACGATTATAAAGGGCAGGGTGTAGTTGTATTAGGAGTAAATTTAGCAACACATGAACGAGATGCAAATGGTGCAGATGAATTTATGATTGAATACGGTGTAACATTCCCAACCTTCGTTGACCAACCAATTGATTCTGTCAACCGTAGGGGAGTTGTATCGTCTTTATACAATATTCAAAGTATTCCTTACACATATATTTTAGATAGAAAAGGAATAATCCAACATGTTATTCGCGGAGAAGTAACATATGAAATGCTTGAGACATTAATAAACGAAATTAAATAGAAAAAACTAAAAAACTACACTTGTGTAGTTTTTTAGTTTTATTCTAAAGCCTTATCCAAAAAATAGACAAAATATTCTAGATTTAATTTGTTATCATGTTGTAAAGTAACAAAATAGTCAATAGAATGATAGATGAGCAAACTACATAATTTATTTTTTAAGTCACTAAATAAAGTTTGTGTTATAATACAGATAATTCTGTTATTGATCAATTAAACTTAAGGGGGATCTTTTGATGAAAGATTATGTGAAGGTTGGCAATCTTCAAGTTGCATCAGTATTATTTGAATTTGTTAATATGAAAGCACTTCCAGGAACTGGTCTAAGTAATGAGAAGTTTTGGCAGGGGTTTGAAGCACTAATTGAAGAATTAGCCCCAAAAAATAAGGCGTTGATTAATCGCCGAGCTGAAATTCAAACAAAGCTTAATAACTGGTATAAAGATCATCAAAATAACTTTGATTTTGAAAAGTATATAGCTTTTTTACAACAAATTGGCTATCTAGAGACTGAGGTAGAAGATTATGAGATTACTACAGAAAACGCTGACGATGAGATTGTTTTACAAGCTGGACCACAGTTAGTTGTACCCGTAAATAATGCCAGATATGCAATTAATGCAGCGAATGCTCGTTGGGGAAGTCTTTATGATGCATTATACGGTACTGACGCTATTAGTGATGAAGATGGAGCGAAAAAGGAGGGAAAGTATAATCCAGTTCGAGGTGGCAAAGTTATTGCTTTTGGAAAACAATTCCTTGATGAAGTTATTCCATTAAAGAACACTAGTCATAAAGAGGTTACTCAGTATTCAATTATAGGTGGTAAACTAACAGTTACACTATCAAATGGGAAAACAGATTACCTCTTAGATGATAACAAGCTAGTTGGTTATCATGGGAAAATAGAGTCACCAGAGACGTTATTATTTCAAAATAACGGTTTACACTTCGAAATTAAAATAGACCCTACTCATCCTATTGGAGCTTCTGATAGAGCGGGTGTGAAGGACATTATTATGGAATCCGCACTAACAACAATTATGGATTTTGAGGATTCCGTTGCTGCCGTCGATGCAGAAGATAAAGTGGAAGTGTACAGCAATTGGCTTGGATTAATTAAAGGCGATTTAACAGCTAGCCTACAAAAAGGTGGAAAGACGATTACTAGAACGTTACATCCAGACCGTTCGTATAACAGCTTATCTGGCGATGCTATAACTTTGCCTGGTCGCTCTTTATTGTTTGTTCGTAATGTCGGCCACCTGATGACAAATAATGCAGTGCTATATCAAGAGGGGCAAGAAATACCTGAGGGGATCATGGACGGAGTAATAACCGGGCTAATTTCAAAACATGATTTATTAGGTACAGGTCAATATAAAAACTCAAACAAAGGGTCAGTTTATATTGTTAAGCCAAAAATGCATGGTTCAGAGGAAGTTGCTTTTGCTAATCAATTATTTGACCGTATTGAAGATTTGCTAGAGTTAAAGAGAAATACTTTAAAGATTGGCGTAATGGATGAAGAACGGAGAACATCTCTAAATCTCAAAAATTGTATCTATCAGGTGAAAGAACGTCTCGTGTTTATTAATACTGGCTTCTTAGACCGTACGGGTGATGAAATGCATACCTCAATGGAAGCAGGTGCAATGATACGGAAAAATGATATGAAGTCATCGACCTGGCTAGAGGCTTACGAATTGTCAAATGTGGTCGTAGGAGTGGGAGCTGGTTTGCCGGGCCGCGCTCAAATAGGTAAAGGGATGTGGGCGATGCCAGATTTAATGGCTGATATGTTAAAGCAAAAGGTTGGACATCTTAAAGCTGGAGCAAATACAGCATGGGTCCCCTCTCCAACAGCTGCAACTTTACATGCGTTACACTATCATCAGATTGATGTAAAAGATGTTCAACAAAAATTTACTAATGCAAGAGAAGGATTAAGAGATTCAATTTTAACTTTTCCTGTTGCTAAAAATCCAACTTGGAGTGAAGAAGAAATACAACAAGAGCTCGATAATAATGCTCAAGGGATATTAGGTTATGTGGTCAGGTGGGTAGAGCAAGGTGTTGGATGTTCGAAAGTGCTAGATATTAATAATGTTGGTTTAATGGAGGACAGGGCAACACTTCGTATCTCAAGTCAACATATGACCAACTGGTTACATCACGGGATTTGTACAAAGGAACAATTGCTTGACACGTTAAAGAGAATGGCAAAGGTAGTGGATGAACAGAATGTGGGTGATTCTAGTTATCGTTCAATGGCAACGGACTACGACAACTCGGTTGCCTTTCAAGCAGCTTGCGAATTAGTCTTCGAAGGAAGAAATCAACCAAGTGGATATACAGAACCTATATTACATCGTCGAAGAATTGAAGCAAAGGCTAAACAAAGAATAGAAGCAAATAAATAAGCATTCAGTATGAGAGGACACCTAGTTGTAAACGCACAAGGTGTCTTTTTTTGTAGAAAAAAGTCAAAAAATTTATTTTGACTAAAAATTCTTAGTAAAGTTAGTGTATAATCTATATATACTGTCGAAACGTTGGAATGGGGGAGAAAATGAAAACCAATTGGAAAAACAATGGGATATACAAAAGTTTATCTCCTTACATCAAAAATCCAGAGCAAATCAAACCTGGCAAAGAAGCTCTAATGATTTCGATTGTATATTTAACATTTGGGATTTTGTGGATATACTTAACGGATCAACTAATGTATAGACTTATTAGTGATCCAACCCTTTATCGAAATTATGAATTGTATAAAGGAGCCCTATATGTATTTCTTACAACTCTTTTAATCTATTCATTAATTTGGAAACGAATTAATATGTTCAATCAGGCTATTAGCACCGTTATCGAAGCTAGCGCAGACATAAAACAGTCAAATAAAGAATTAAGTATAGCTAAAGAAGAGCTCAGTTTTCAAATTAAATTTACAGAAAATATAGTTGATGCAGCTAATGTAATTATTGCTGTATGGGACGAAGATGGCAAGGTTAAGAAAATAAATCCTTATGGAGAAAAAACTCTCGGTTTTACAAGTGGTGAACTGCATAACCGCAAATGGATTGACGTCCTCGTTCCTTATGAAAATAGGGAAAAACTGAATAGTGAACTCCAAAACAATAATGGAGGACTCGGTTTAAAAGATTTTCACACAGAACTATTAACAAAGAGTGGTGAGCGAGTCACAATTCTTTGGAATAGTAATCTTATAAATGACCAAGCAGGAAGTAGAGTTGAAATAGTGTCAGTAGGTACAAATATTACTGAACGTATAGCCATGGAAAAAAGGCTCTATCACCAAGCATATTATGATTCGTTGACGACACTTCCAAATCGAGTAATGCTAGAGCAGGAAATTAATAACCTTATAAATGAAGAAACAAACCCTAGATTTACTGTAATCCATATTGATATAGATAACTTCAAATATATTAATGATATTTTAGGGCACCAAACAGGAGATTTATTTTTAAAGTATGCTGCAAATAAGTTAAAAGAGGAATTGGGTAATGATCATTTTATAGCTAGGCAGGTTGGTGATGAATTTGCTGTTTTGTTAAAAGGAGTGGCAGATCAGAAAGAAGTAACTGAGGTTATTGAGAAACTTATTGGTAACTTTGAAGGACTATGGAAATTCCATCACCATGAATTTTTTGTCTCGATATGTGCGGGTATATCAACTTATCCTAAAAACGGGCAGGACGTAACAACGATTATTAAAAATGCAAATATGGCAATGTACTTAGCTAAAAAAGAAGGGAAAGGAAAATATGTTTTCTACAAAAATGACTTTTTAAAAGCGAACATTAAAACGGTCAATATGGCTAATCGCTTAAAAAATGCCCTTGATAGTGAACATTTAACCCTCTATTATCAGCCTCAAGTAAACTTTATTACCGGAGAAATAATTGGCGTGGAAGCTTTAGTACGTTGGATTGACCCAGAACGAGGATTTGTTCCACCAATTGAGTTCATTCCTTTAGCTGAAGAAACTGGGCAAATTTATAAGGTTGAGAGATGGATATTTAAAACTGCGTTAGAGCAAAAGCAAAAGTGGGAACAAAATGGACTTAAACATATAAAAGTTGCCATTAACTTATCTAGTAAAACGTTAACTAGTGATGTTAACTTTCGTAAACTAGAGAGTTTACTAGAAGCTTATAACGTTGATTATTCAACGATCGTTCTTGAAATAACGGAAACAGCTATTATTACTGATATTCATTCAGCAATTAGACGATTGGAGATTTTGACGAAAAAGGGAATTAATATAGCTCTTGATGATTTTGGAACAGGTTATTCATCGCTAAGCTATTTAAGAAATGTTCCTTTAAATGTAATAAAATTAGATCGATCATTTATTAATAGCATTCAAGAGAATGGTAGAGAACTTTTGATAATAAAAGCAATTTTATCGTTGTGTAAAGATTTAAATTACGAAGTCGTTGCAGAGGGAATTGAAACAAAGGAGCAATTACAGTTCTTACAAAAGCAACAATGTACGATAGGGCAAGGTTATTTGTTTAGCAAACCTATTCCAATTGAAATATTAGAACCGCAGTTAAAAAGTCTCACCATAAAATAAAGAAAAACAAAAGCTAGGAGGTCAACCTAGCTTTTTGTGTGTTTATGGATATTTAACTTTAAGCTTAGATCAACGACTATCCTCTAATTCACTTAGAGCTTTCAACGCTTTAATTGTACTCACGTGCACACCTTCATGGTACAAGTTAAAACTCAAGAATTGTTCTACAGTCTCTAACGTTAACCCACTTTTTGTTGTGAATGGGTGGTTAACTTGTTCGTGGAGACGATCTTGTAATGCTTCATAGACACGGTCAATTTGTTTTTCTAATAACGTTTTAATTTCTTCCATAGTTGGTGGTGCAGTCTTCCAATCTTCGGGGGCTGTTCCTGGAGCAAAAAATGCTAGCATCTCTGTAGGTAGTTCCATCGGTAAGTCTAAAGGCGTAAATGCTAGTTTCTCTTGAACAACATATAAATGTCCAAGGTGCCAACGAATATTATTCTTAAATCCTTTGGGAATATAATCTGCTTTTTCTTCGTTAATGTCCTCAAACGCTTTTAACGTATTCTTTCTTATAAAATCAAGCTGTGTAAAGATAAAATGTGCCATTACTGCCTCCTAAATATTACAAATTTATTAAACGGGATAAAATAATACTATCAAGTTAAGAAAACAAGTTTTCTCTCTCTTCTTATTGAGAATATAAAAAATGTGGCTCTTCGCTAATTTCTATTGGTACACGAGATTTCATTAAGAATAATAGTCTAGTAATCTTCTCAACTTTTACTAGGTTTTCATACTTAAAATCGACCGTCAAGGAAACCACTTGACCGACGATTTTAAGTATGAAAGTGCATAGTTAGGTTGAGAAGGAGATAATCTAAGCATGAGGCTTCACTCGTAAAGTAAACTTATTAGCCGTTGCGTAGATCATGGCAATAAAGTTTTCAATTGATCGGTAGCCTCTTGCTTTCCGCTTTGATGCTTGAACAAGGCTATTAATTCCTTCAAGTAAACCATTGGTCATTCTTGAAGCGAACCAACGTAATATACCTTTTTCATGTCTTTTGAGTGTCCGAGCAACATCAACTATTGGCTCTAAACGTGAACGTATTGCCCAATTGTACCAATCATCAAAATACCAACCTGAAAACATTTGGCTAGTTGACCAAAGTCCTTGTAGAGCTAATCTCAACCGATAAGCCTTAGCTGTATTTAAATGGCTATCTTTTAACTTCATAAGTTTTTCATGTTGAGACTGGGATAGGTTTTGTGAGTTCTTCAACCATAAATAACGTGTTTTTTTTAGCAATGGCTCATCATTCTGTTCCTGTCTGCGAACCTTATCGACAGCTTCGTTGACTAATTTCATAACGTGAAATTTATCGAACGTAATGTGTGCCTTTGGAAAAGCTTCTTCAATACCTTTAATAAAAGCCGGTGACATATCGCAACAGCACTCCAGGATTGAAGTCGCTTCTATTCCTTTATTTTCAAGGTGTTGCTTGAATGATTGGATCACAGAGGCATCTTTACCTTCAATGGCGAAAATGACACGTTTAGAATCAACATCTACAAATAACGTCACATAGCGATGGCCTCGTCTGCTTGAAGTTTCATCAACTGCAATACGAGTTATGTTTGAGAGATCAAGCTCATCCATATTTTTTTGTACATAATAATGGAAGACTCTCCACAATCTCGTATCATGTTCATTTACTTCACGAGCAACTGCGGCAACAGGCATTTCTTTCATTAACTGCATAACTTGGGCTTCGAATAGCCATGTGAACCCAGCTTTTGGTCGAGACCAATCAACTTGCACAGTTAGAACCTTATCGCAAATATCACATTTTATTCTTGGTAACCTTGCATGTAGATATGTCTGGTATTGCCAGAAATCCTTATGACGCCACATCCTGTCGTCATTTGCGATATCATGAACACCATTATGTTCATTTCCACAATGTGGACATGGGAACTTAGCTCCACGTTTGAAATCTAAAAAGACATGAAACTGATCTGAACTTTTTACTAATTTGTAGTCTTCAATATACCATGGATCTTGGATATCTAATGCCTCTTGAAATAGACGGTATTCTTTTTCGAAATCTTGCATTCTTACACACTCCTGACCGTTTTATTAGACTTTTTATCTAGTATGGTCAGGTCTTTTAATCTATAAACAAATACTAATTAGCGAGGAAGCAAAAATGTTATCATTTAGCAATCTTTTTCATGCTTTTTCTAGTGAAATGAAATTAATTAAAGCTCCATGATTAATGATCTTTATGATACTCCTTATAATGAGAGTGATGCTCGTGTTTTTCGATTGGAGTAGAAAAAGTATAGTTGTGCGTTAAGTAAAAAGATAAAACGATAATGATAAAAAATGGCAAGGGATTACCATAAATTAGTTGCCAACCGGTAAGTTTAATCTTTACTTCATTTTGCATCATCAAAAATAAAATAAACAATATACCTCCTGAAAATAGAACAATGACACTTATAATGTTATTTGTCCATTCACTAGCGACCATAACCCCAAGCATTGCTCCCATCATACCGCCCATTATTCCAGATAGTAAGCCATCCAACAGCGCAAGTAACCCTATTGGAAGCCCTGCAATTGTTCCAACGATACCGCCAAATAAAATACTAATAACAGTAACTTGAAAAAAATAATCTGGATGAAGTACAGCGGTGATCGTACCAAATGAAAGTCCAGTAACCATTCCGAGAGTCATGGAGCTCATCATTCCGGCCATCTTCGATATGTTATTTCGAAACAAATAAATAAAACCCATGATCCAAAGAATAATGATCGTATAAACTGCAAAAAGTGTGACTTGTAAAAGCATATGAACCTCCTTTTCTCTATAATAGACTCTCGGCATTTGCCGAGCCTTGTGGCTCAAGGTTTTCTTGAACCAATTTAT
This window harbors:
- a CDS encoding transposase, yielding MKPALIPHISYQNFVLDQLNTHYSGGILTLVQKDWTIISKLWITDLSFTTTWLHDSYSVKGPEPRDPASMLRSYLLCLLTSPTLSITEWVNQLHRVPLYTILSGFEPGDVPGVGTFYDFFRRLSGFEKANVKPFIKLKRKKKKKKKPKKGEKATPRNPGIIRKLVDRHLRNGSKQKQLPGDQLYAFFQSQFLEVSARLGLLGDPHSLGVVGDGTPVETARYPRSKPICDCSAQGLTNCTHPRRYSQPDIDSGWDSSRERYFNGYHLYMISTSDSQYDLPLYPRLHPASRHDSVSLVVSSIEFSQRYTLGTIDKILLDAAHDAEPIYELLDHHNVEPFIDLNVRTKKNFSTQSDIQISPLGVPICPIGMEMKPNGFDKSQNRQKWRCPLACGTKNTCSTPCSKAKYGRTFHTFKQDNLRLFTKTPRSSEKWKLIYKRRTSVERSNKREKVDYHLESGRHRSTKMWYVRLYSIMMCQHIDAWYSSQKETLNIQEIIFSKSA
- a CDS encoding TlpA family protein disulfide reductase, translating into MFKQKKFVSLLILIFAIGLIAYVVITTQSPKIGAEKGMLAPDFTLPLWETGEEQSLSSFQGEVVVLNLWASWCPPCRKEMPDLIRLSDDYKGQGVVVLGVNLATHERDANGADEFMIEYGVTFPTFVDQPIDSVNRRGVVSSLYNIQSIPYTYILDRKGIIQHVIRGEVTYEMLETLINEIK
- a CDS encoding malate synthase G, with protein sequence MKDYVKVGNLQVASVLFEFVNMKALPGTGLSNEKFWQGFEALIEELAPKNKALINRRAEIQTKLNNWYKDHQNNFDFEKYIAFLQQIGYLETEVEDYEITTENADDEIVLQAGPQLVVPVNNARYAINAANARWGSLYDALYGTDAISDEDGAKKEGKYNPVRGGKVIAFGKQFLDEVIPLKNTSHKEVTQYSIIGGKLTVTLSNGKTDYLLDDNKLVGYHGKIESPETLLFQNNGLHFEIKIDPTHPIGASDRAGVKDIIMESALTTIMDFEDSVAAVDAEDKVEVYSNWLGLIKGDLTASLQKGGKTITRTLHPDRSYNSLSGDAITLPGRSLLFVRNVGHLMTNNAVLYQEGQEIPEGIMDGVITGLISKHDLLGTGQYKNSNKGSVYIVKPKMHGSEEVAFANQLFDRIEDLLELKRNTLKIGVMDEERRTSLNLKNCIYQVKERLVFINTGFLDRTGDEMHTSMEAGAMIRKNDMKSSTWLEAYELSNVVVGVGAGLPGRAQIGKGMWAMPDLMADMLKQKVGHLKAGANTAWVPSPTAATLHALHYHQIDVKDVQQKFTNAREGLRDSILTFPVAKNPTWSEEEIQQELDNNAQGILGYVVRWVEQGVGCSKVLDINNVGLMEDRATLRISSQHMTNWLHHGICTKEQLLDTLKRMAKVVDEQNVGDSSYRSMATDYDNSVAFQAACELVFEGRNQPSGYTEPILHRRRIEAKAKQRIEANK
- a CDS encoding EAL domain-containing protein, which translates into the protein MKTNWKNNGIYKSLSPYIKNPEQIKPGKEALMISIVYLTFGILWIYLTDQLMYRLISDPTLYRNYELYKGALYVFLTTLLIYSLIWKRINMFNQAISTVIEASADIKQSNKELSIAKEELSFQIKFTENIVDAANVIIAVWDEDGKVKKINPYGEKTLGFTSGELHNRKWIDVLVPYENREKLNSELQNNNGGLGLKDFHTELLTKSGERVTILWNSNLINDQAGSRVEIVSVGTNITERIAMEKRLYHQAYYDSLTTLPNRVMLEQEINNLINEETNPRFTVIHIDIDNFKYINDILGHQTGDLFLKYAANKLKEELGNDHFIARQVGDEFAVLLKGVADQKEVTEVIEKLIGNFEGLWKFHHHEFFVSICAGISTYPKNGQDVTTIIKNANMAMYLAKKEGKGKYVFYKNDFLKANIKTVNMANRLKNALDSEHLTLYYQPQVNFITGEIIGVEALVRWIDPERGFVPPIEFIPLAEETGQIYKVERWIFKTALEQKQKWEQNGLKHIKVAINLSSKTLTSDVNFRKLESLLEAYNVDYSTIVLEITETAIITDIHSAIRRLEILTKKGINIALDDFGTGYSSLSYLRNVPLNVIKLDRSFINSIQENGRELLIIKAILSLCKDLNYEVVAEGIETKEQLQFLQKQQCTIGQGYLFSKPIPIEILEPQLKSLTIK
- a CDS encoding DinB family protein, producing MAHFIFTQLDFIRKNTLKAFEDINEEKADYIPKGFKNNIRWHLGHLYVVQEKLAFTPLDLPMELPTEMLAFFAPGTAPEDWKTAPPTMEEIKTLLEKQIDRVYEALQDRLHEQVNHPFTTKSGLTLETVEQFLSFNLYHEGVHVSTIKALKALSELEDSR
- a CDS encoding ISL3 family transposase is translated as MQDFEKEYRLFQEALDIQDPWYIEDYKLVKSSDQFHVFLDFKRGAKFPCPHCGNEHNGVHDIANDDRMWRHKDFWQYQTYLHARLPRIKCDICDKVLTVQVDWSRPKAGFTWLFEAQVMQLMKEMPVAAVAREVNEHDTRLWRVFHYYVQKNMDELDLSNITRIAVDETSSRRGHRYVTLFVDVDSKRVIFAIEGKDASVIQSFKQHLENKGIEATSILECCCDMSPAFIKGIEEAFPKAHITFDKFHVMKLVNEAVDKVRRQEQNDEPLLKKTRYLWLKNSQNLSQSQHEKLMKLKDSHLNTAKAYRLRLALQGLWSTSQMFSGWYFDDWYNWAIRSRLEPIVDVARTLKRHEKGILRWFASRMTNGLLEGINSLVQASKRKARGYRSIENFIAMIYATANKFTLRVKPHA